Part of the Chlamydia muridarum str. Nigg genome is shown below.
GACCGAGAGAGCTCCATCCACCAATAATAAAAACAAACCTATAACTATGGCTACCCAAACAAAGAAACCCCACTCCCCCCAGCTTCTCTCCCTTCCTAATTCCAAGGAATCCGAAATGATTGTATTGGGGTGCATGCTAACAAACGTCAATCACCTCAATCTTGCAGCAAACCTTTTGCAAGAAGAAGATTTCTACTTTTTGGAGCATCGCATTATTTTTCGCGTGCTGCAAGATGCCTTCAAATCAGATAGACCGATGGACCCTCATCTTACAGGGGAGGAACTAAAACGTAGAGACCAACTTAACGTTATTGGGGGAGCCTCTTATCTCATCACGCTATCCGAATTTGCTGGGACTTCCGCCTATATTGAGGAATATGCGGATATTATCCGCTCCAAGTCAATTTTGAGAAAAATGATCCAAGCGGCCAAAGATATTGAAAAGAAGGCCGCAGAAGAACCTCGTGATGTAACCACGGCTCTAGATGATGCTCAAAACTTATTGTTCCGCATAAGCCAAACAACAAACTTTGCGCCTTACGTCCTTGTTTCGGACAAACTCAAAGGCCTTTCTTCTACTAAAGACAAATCCTTCTTGCTAGCGCTACAAGAACGTCAGGAAGCCTTTCAAGCTAGTTCCCATGATGCTAGAATCCCAACACTCTCAGGGTTCCCTACTCATTTTTTGGACCTCGATAGGATGCTGAATGGATTCAGCCCCTCTAACCTTATTATTCTTGCTGCACGACCAGCTATGGGAAAAACTGCCTTAGCTCTCAATATTGTAGAAAATTTTTGTTTTGAAAGCCGCCTACCAGTAGGCATTTTTTCTCTAGAGATGACCGTGGACCAACTGATTCACCGAATCATTTGCTCTCGCTCCGAAGTCGAAGCCAAGAAAATTAGTGTGGGAGACATCTCTGGTCGAGATTTTCAACGTGTAGTCTCTGTGGTCCGAGAAATGGAAGAACATACTTTACTAATAGACGACTATCCGGGATTAAAAATCACTGATCTCCGAGCTCGAGCTCGAAGAATGAAAGAAAGCTACGACATCCAATTTCTTGTTATTGACTACCTACAACTGATCTCAAGTTCTGGGAACTTAAGGAATTCTGATTCACGTAACCAAGAAATTTCTGAAATTTCCCGTATGCTTAAAAATTTGGCTAGGGAACTCAATATCCCCATCCTTTGTCTCTCCCAATTATCAAGAAAAGTGGAAGACCGAGCCAATCATAGGCCCTTGATGAGCGATTTGCGAGAGAGTGGAAGCATTGAACAGGATGCCGACCAAATTATGTTTTTACTCCGTCGCGAATACTATGATCCTAACGACAAACCTGGAACAGCAGAGTTGATTGTTGCTAAAAATCGACATGGATCGATTGGATCTGTCCAATTAGTTTTTGAAAAAGACTTTGCTCGATTCCGAAATTATGCTGGATGTGAATTCCCAGGCTAAACAAGTTTATTCCCAAAAATTGATCACCATTGTAAACTTCTGCCCATCGCTGGTGGAAACCAGAGATGCGCTTTGAGAAAAGTCCAGAGGGAATTGACTTGGGCTTTTTCGAAAGACCTACTTATTATTCTTTGTAAACTATTAAGAAGAAAACCATGTCATCTGTTAAGAAAAAACGAAGACTTAAGATCGCTAAGCACAAGCGTAAGAAAAGACGAAGAAGAGATCGTCATAAAAATAGATAGTTAAGTCGTTTGGGTTCTATGTGGACATTTCCTGTTGAGTACGATGTAATAGTCATTGGTGCAGGGCATGCTGGCTGTGAGGCCGCATATTGTGCTGCTAAGATGGGAGCGTCTGTCTTACTTTTGACCTCAAATTTGGATACTATTGCAAAACTCAGCTGTAATCCTGCCGTGGGGGGCATCGGCAAAGGACATATTGTCCGAGAGATTGATGCACTTGGTGGGGTTATGGCTGAAGTTACCGATTTATCAGGAATTCAGTTTCGTATTCTCAATCAAACCAAAGGGCCTGCTGTACGAGCTCCTCGTGCTCAAGTAGATAAACAGTTGTATCATATCCATATGAAGCAACTATTGGAGCAGGTTCCTGGATTGCATATCATGCAAGGAACAGCCGAGGCTCTTTTAGATGACGGCGAAAAAGTCTTAGGCGTCTCCACGAAAGAAGGATGGGCTTATTCAGGGGAAACTGTGGTTCTGTCTTCCGGGACTTTCATGCGTGGGCTTATCCATATCGGCACCCAAAACTTTTCTGGGGGGAGATTAGGAGATGCAGCGTCTTTAGGTCTTTCCAAAGATCTAAAACGGTTAGGATTTCCTTTAGGGCGCTTGAAAACTGGGACCCCAGCTCGTTTGCTCTCTTCATCTATTGATTTTTCCATAATGGAAGAGCAGCCTGGAGATCAAAACGTTTGTTTCGTCCATCGAGAAGAAGCTTTTGTTCCTAAGTTACCACAAGTTTCTTGTCACATCACTTATACTACAGACAAAACAAAAGATCTTATAGCGAACAATCTTCACCGTTCCGCTTTGTATGGGGGACGTATAGAGGGTGTCGGGCCACGATATTGTCCATCTATTGAGGATAAGATCGTTAAATTCGCAGATAAAGATCGCCATCATATTTTTATCGAACCAGAGGGCCTTAATACGAGAGAAGTCTACGTAAACGGGCTTTCCACATCGATGCCTTTCGATGTGCAGTATGAGATTATTCGCTCTGTAGCTGGCTTAGAAAACGCAGTAATTACCCGACCAGCTTATGCTATAGAATACGACTACATCCAAGGGAATGTCATCCTCCCCTCTTTAGAGTCTAAAATTCTCGAGGGATTATTCTTGTGTGGTCAAATCAATGGAACAACGGGTTATGAAGAAGCTGCTGCGCAAGGCCTTATTGCAGGAGTTAATGCTGTAAATAAAGTCTTACATCGTCCAGCTTTTATCCCTAGCCGCCAGGAATCTTATATCGGGGTCATGCTAGATGACCTCACTACCCAAGTATTAGATGAACCGTACCGCATGTTCACAAGTAGAGCAGAACACCGTTTGCTACTACGACAGGATAATGCGGGCATGAGACTTTCTCATTACGGACATGCTTTAGGATTACTGTCCAGCGAGCGCTATGCCATGTTTCAGAAACAAAAAAATTGCATAGAACATGAAAAAGAGCGTTTAGCCAAAACTTTTAGAAAGTATGGCGATTCGATTGTTCCATTAACTAAAATTTTGTGTCGGCCAGAAGTTTCTTACCAACAACTTCTAACAGAGTTTCCAGAAGATGTTAAAGATTGGGGTCCAATTATTGGGGCCTCTTTGGAAATGGAGATTAAGTACTCAGGGTATATCTCTCGACAACAGACACTAATCCGCAGCATGGAGAAAGCTGAGAATACTTTGATTCCTGAGGGAATTGATTATCACAGCATCTCTGCACTGAGCTTAGAAGCTCGAGAGAAGCTTTCTAAGTTCACTCCGCGCACAATTGGATCTGCTGCCAGGATTTCAGGAATTTCTGTCGCTGACATTCAGGTGCTTATGGTCTCTTTGAAAAAAGATGCTTACTGATTGCGTTTTCATTCATTGCGAAGGGATTCCTATTTTTCAACAACTGCAGCTTGAGGAAGCTCTTCTTCGCACCTCTTCCAAAAATTTTTGTTTAGTAAACACAAATCTTCCGGAAGCTGCTGTATTGGGTATTTCTCGGAATCCCGAACAAGATCTTCATATAAAACATTTAAGAGAAGATAACATTCCAGTCATCCGTCGCTATAGTGGTGGTGGAACGGTTTTTTTGGACGCTAATAGTCTTATGGTCTCCTGGATTATGAATTCCTCTTCTCTCTTTCCATCTTCAAAAGAGCTTCTTCAATGGACCAGCAATATCTATATCCCAATCTTTCCTGCAGGATTCAAGATCAAGGAAAATGATTACGTGTTTTTTGATAAAAAAATTGGAGGGAATGCCCAATATATTCAGAAACAGAGATGGGTTCATCACACAACATTTCTTTGGGACATGAATGCTCAAAAGCTCGCTCGTTACCTTCCCATTCCTCAAATCCAGCCTTCGTATCGACAGAATCGTTCTCATAACGATTTCTTAACCACTATCCACCCTCTGTTTGATTCAAAAGAAGATTTTTTATCAAAAATGAAATGGGCTGCAACAAGTACGATTAATTGGGGAGAAGGCTCCGTGAAAGACTTTGAGCAGGCGTTAAACCTACCTCACCGACGAGCCACACAAATTCTTTAAAAAAAATACTCCCTCTTAGCTTTGTGCAGAGAGGGGGTTCGCAAAATGTCAAAAACATTACGCTAGAGCATTAACGATTTCTGTTTTGGCAAAGAAATAACTTACTTCAATAGCAGCGTTTTCTAAACTATCAGATCCATGAACAGCATTAACCCCTATAGACTCTCCGAATAAAGCTCGAATGGAGCCTTCCGCAGCCTCTTTAGGATTCGTTGCTCCCATCAGTTCTCTGTTACGAGCAACAGCATTTTCCCCTTGCAGCACCATAACTACAACAGGACCAGAAATCATGAAATCCACGAGCTCTTGGAAAAAAGGTCTTTCTTTATGAACAGCATAAAATCCTTCTGCTTCTTTCACAGAAAGATGTACCATTTTCATGGCAGCAATTCGTAGCCCAGCCTTTTCAAAAATAGAGACAATCTCCCCGATATGAGCTTTGCCTACAGAATCTGGTTTGATAATTGATAATGTTTGTTCCATATATTCTCCTTTTTACCTCCCCTTCACTTATTCGAATATTATCTCTCGCTAGAAATGAAAAAGAGGTTGTTTTACAACACAATTTTAAGAAGACTATAACTTAGCTGAGATTTTTCAGAAATACCCGAGAAGGCATCTGGGGATTCTAGCCTTTTCTTAGAGCTACAGGAAGAAGTTCTGCCACCGAAGCATCTTCAGATAATTCCTTTACAGCTTCAGTCATCATGCGATCAGCTGCAAGGCGGGAAAATCCAAGATTCATCAAAGCTCCTATGCCTTCTTTAAAAGAAGTAGTAGTACTTGAAGAAGCCACCACAGGCTCCTCTAAATAAAGTGGCATCAAAGCAGGAAGCTTTTGTTTAAGATCAACCATCAACTTCTCTGCTGTTTTTTTCCCTATTCCAGGAACAGAAGCGATGGCTTTCACGTTTTCTAGACGAGCGACTGAACATAATTCTTGCAGAGGGAACATGTTTAAAATAGCCAAACCAGTTTTGGGACCGATTCCAGAAAAAGAAATCAACAAACGAAAACATTCCCTTTCCGCTCGGGAACTAAACCCATATAGAGAATGCTCTGTTTCGCGAATGACGCTATGAACATAAATAAGCACCTCTTGATGCATCAATTCGCGCAGATCTACTAAAAATCGCTCAGAAAGCATTATAGAATAGCCTATACCAAAGCTTTCAATCACAACATAAGCTTCATCAGTATGGGTTAATTTTCCTTTAATATACTCATACATTGGAGTCTAATTCCATCGATTACAAAAGACTTTTTTTTAGATCCTGATAAGGCGCTAAATGTGCATGACACATGGCTAAAGCAAAAGCATCCGCAATATCCTCATTATCATCCGCTAGCAGATCCTGAATATTCAGTAGCTTACTTACCATAAGCTGTACCTGCTGCTTAGAAGCATTACCTTTACCTACAGCAGCTTTCTTAG
Proteins encoded:
- the dnaB gene encoding replicative DNA helicase; this encodes MATQTKKPHSPQLLSLPNSKESEMIVLGCMLTNVNHLNLAANLLQEEDFYFLEHRIIFRVLQDAFKSDRPMDPHLTGEELKRRDQLNVIGGASYLITLSEFAGTSAYIEEYADIIRSKSILRKMIQAAKDIEKKAAEEPRDVTTALDDAQNLLFRISQTTNFAPYVLVSDKLKGLSSTKDKSFLLALQERQEAFQASSHDARIPTLSGFPTHFLDLDRMLNGFSPSNLIILAARPAMGKTALALNIVENFCFESRLPVGIFSLEMTVDQLIHRIICSRSEVEAKKISVGDISGRDFQRVVSVVREMEEHTLLIDDYPGLKITDLRARARRMKESYDIQFLVIDYLQLISSSGNLRNSDSRNQEISEISRMLKNLARELNIPILCLSQLSRKVEDRANHRPLMSDLRESGSIEQDADQIMFLLRREYYDPNDKPGTAELIVAKNRHGSIGSVQLVFEKDFARFRNYAGCEFPG
- a CDS encoding AURKAIP1/COX24 domain-containing protein; protein product: MSSVKKKRRLKIAKHKRKKRRRRDRHKNR
- the mnmG gene encoding tRNA uridine-5-carboxymethylaminomethyl(34) synthesis enzyme MnmG, with amino-acid sequence MWTFPVEYDVIVIGAGHAGCEAAYCAAKMGASVLLLTSNLDTIAKLSCNPAVGGIGKGHIVREIDALGGVMAEVTDLSGIQFRILNQTKGPAVRAPRAQVDKQLYHIHMKQLLEQVPGLHIMQGTAEALLDDGEKVLGVSTKEGWAYSGETVVLSSGTFMRGLIHIGTQNFSGGRLGDAASLGLSKDLKRLGFPLGRLKTGTPARLLSSSIDFSIMEEQPGDQNVCFVHREEAFVPKLPQVSCHITYTTDKTKDLIANNLHRSALYGGRIEGVGPRYCPSIEDKIVKFADKDRHHIFIEPEGLNTREVYVNGLSTSMPFDVQYEIIRSVAGLENAVITRPAYAIEYDYIQGNVILPSLESKILEGLFLCGQINGTTGYEEAAAQGLIAGVNAVNKVLHRPAFIPSRQESYIGVMLDDLTTQVLDEPYRMFTSRAEHRLLLRQDNAGMRLSHYGHALGLLSSERYAMFQKQKNCIEHEKERLAKTFRKYGDSIVPLTKILCRPEVSYQQLLTEFPEDVKDWGPIIGASLEMEIKYSGYISRQQTLIRSMEKAENTLIPEGIDYHSISALSLEAREKLSKFTPRTIGSAARISGISVADIQVLMVSLKKDAY
- a CDS encoding lipoate--protein ligase family protein, giving the protein MLTDCVFIHCEGIPIFQQLQLEEALLRTSSKNFCLVNTNLPEAAVLGISRNPEQDLHIKHLREDNIPVIRRYSGGGTVFLDANSLMVSWIMNSSSLFPSSKELLQWTSNIYIPIFPAGFKIKENDYVFFDKKIGGNAQYIQKQRWVHHTTFLWDMNAQKLARYLPIPQIQPSYRQNRSHNDFLTTIHPLFDSKEDFLSKMKWAATSTINWGEGSVKDFEQALNLPHRRATQIL
- the ndk gene encoding nucleoside-diphosphate kinase; translated protein: MEQTLSIIKPDSVGKAHIGEIVSIFEKAGLRIAAMKMVHLSVKEAEGFYAVHKERPFFQELVDFMISGPVVVMVLQGENAVARNRELMGATNPKEAAEGSIRALFGESIGVNAVHGSDSLENAAIEVSYFFAKTEIVNALA
- the ruvA gene encoding Holliday junction branch migration protein RuvA, which translates into the protein MYEYIKGKLTHTDEAYVVIESFGIGYSIMLSERFLVDLRELMHQEVLIYVHSVIRETEHSLYGFSSRAERECFRLLISFSGIGPKTGLAILNMFPLQELCSVARLENVKAIASVPGIGKKTAEKLMVDLKQKLPALMPLYLEEPVVASSSTTTSFKEGIGALMNLGFSRLAADRMMTEAVKELSEDASVAELLPVALRKG